From Geoalkalibacter sp., one genomic window encodes:
- a CDS encoding alpha/beta fold hydrolase: MNKRRLVLFAHGKESGPWGSKIQALAEVAKHYDYRVESPDYSDLPDAKSRVERLLTLFPENPGELILVGSSMGGHVSLAASAALKPKGLFLLAPAIGLPGYAPAPPPIAERTVIVHAWQDDIVPEAKVTAYARYHQTELHLVNSDHRLTSALPFIRLLFEEFLDSFIPQ; this comes from the coding sequence ATGAACAAACGCCGACTGGTGCTTTTTGCGCACGGCAAGGAGAGCGGCCCCTGGGGGAGTAAAATCCAGGCCCTGGCCGAGGTCGCCAAACACTACGACTACCGGGTCGAAAGCCCCGATTACAGCGACCTGCCCGATGCGAAAAGCCGGGTGGAGCGTCTGCTCACGCTCTTTCCCGAGAATCCGGGAGAATTGATCCTGGTCGGATCGAGCATGGGCGGCCATGTCTCCCTGGCCGCATCCGCCGCCCTGAAACCCAAGGGGCTGTTTCTACTCGCCCCCGCCATCGGCCTGCCGGGATACGCACCAGCCCCGCCGCCCATCGCCGAACGCACGGTGATCGTTCACGCCTGGCAAGACGATATCGTCCCCGAAGCCAAGGTCACCGCCTACGCCCGCTACCACCAGACGGAACTGCACCTGGTCAACAGCGACCACCGCCTGACCAGCGCCCTCCCCTTCATCCGTCTGCTCTTCGAGGAATTTCTC